The following nucleotide sequence is from candidate division WOR-3 bacterium.
GCGCAGGTAGTACACATCCTGATTCCCGGACGAGACGTCGTACCAAACCACGTGCAGCATGCTATCCTGACCGGTAATCGCGGGATGGCAGACATTCGCACTGCGGTCGGTCAGCCTTGTCGGCTGGCTCCAGACACCGCCCTGACTCCGCCAGGCGTGGTACAACTGCGAGGTCTGCGATGTGGCAGTTTGCCCGCACCAGACTGCATGGCCTTCGCCATTCGCAAGACAAGAGATGCTTGGATAACCCTGCTGTCTCATCGTCTGGACTGTCAAGACCGTAATGCTGGACCACCCTGCCGGCGTGCGCAGTCGGTGGTAGATGTTTTGGTAGATGTCATTGCCCGACCGGCCATGCCAGACAACGTGGAATCCGCCGGAGTCATCAGCGCAGGGAAATGGCGCGTACTGGGTCAGACTGTTGCTGAGCTCGGAGACAAGCTCCACCCCCAACCAGAAACCGTTGACCCGGCGACGACAGAATACCTGATTTATCCCACCGCCCAGGTCTAGGCCGCACCATGTAACGCACAGGTTGTCGTTCTTGTCCGCGGCAACCGAAACTTGGTCATGCGGGCAGAGAGCGTCGGTAATGACCTCGGCTGCGCTCCAACCTGAACCTGGCCGCCATTCCTTGTGAAACACCTGATAGTGCATACTCCCATTCGGAATCCCATACCAGACAACGTGCAACCTCTCACCGCCGAGCTGATACGATACCGACGGGTAGAATCCAAACCTCTCGCTTCTGCCACTGTCAATCAGAGTGTCAGGATACCAGCGCAACCCGTCGTATCGCTTGTACCAGATGCCGTAGCACGGATACTGGCCGGTATGCCATACCACACTGACCCTTCCTGACTGGTCGCAAGCGATGCCGGGCTGGTTGCAGTCCACCGGCTGGTTGGTGAGCATTGTCTCCGGGAGCCATACCTGCTGTGCCCGGTCAAATCGGCGGTACCACAACTGGTACGGAACCGTACGCTGATCAACCCAGGTTACATGCACGTTGCCTTGTCCGTCCACGGCGATGCTGTGTTGCCGCGCGTAGCCAGTGTACTGGTAATAGGTGTTTGTCGTCAGCGGCAGTATTGAATCCCAGACCGGGTCAGCGCCTGATGTCTCCTGGGCGACTGCGGCAAGCAGAATCAGAGTAACTGGCAGCAACGTGCTTCGGGGTCGTCTCACAGACGTATAGCTAACACAGGGCCGCTGCCAAGTCAAGAACAGGGGGCGGCTTTCCGCCGCCCCCTGCAAGTCAGTCCGATTTGGACCTGTCGGTCCTATCTCTGAACCACGAGTTTCTGGGTTGCGGTTGCGCCATCAGCGTCAAACCGGACAAGGTACACGCCTGCCGGAATCTTCCTAAGGTCCAGTGAAGCGACCGAGACGCAGTCAGCAGCGACGAGCTTGCGCGCAAGCACACAGCGACCTGCTACGTCGAACACGGCAATGCTCACCGGCCCGGGTTTGGGCAGAGTGTATCGCACCGTTGTCCAACCAGACGCCATCGGGTTCGGGCTTATTGCAAATTGCACGCTACCAAGTGCCAACTTGCCCGCCTGCACCCCGATGTAGGGCGTGCGGCCTGATACGTAGAAGGCTGGTGGCTCACGGTATCGCCACGTCTCAAGCGTCTTGTTACCCTTGAGTGCAAAGAACGCTGCATACCCGTAATAAACCAGGTCTCCCCCCGACTTCACGCGCTTCTTTTTGTTGGTCGTGCCGTTACCTGGTACTGTATCAAGCTGGGTCCAGCTATCGCCCTGAGGAAAGTACTTGAAGAAGCCCTGAGTATTACCGCCCTTGAGCGCGTAGATGTTGCCATCGTACCACGCACCCGCGGCGCCGTCCTTGGACTTCTTCTTCTTCCCAGCCCGGCCATTCTCCAGCCCGAAAACCGGCATACCCTTCTTCGCAGTCTTGTACCAAGAGTCACCTTCGATGTCGTAACGGAACATGTAGTGGTTTGCACCGTCGTTGTACTTGGCCTGATGTGCGTAGATCGTATTATCGCCGTCGTAAACCAGGAACGAACCCTTGTCGTACTTCTGCTTATTCGCACCGTAAGGCACCTCAGGAAGCGTATCCCACCGGCCGGCCTGGATGTTGTAGCGGTAGAACTCAGTCTTGTACCCCTTCAGGAGATAGACCCAGCCGGTGTCGTCGCGCTGGACAAACACCATGTCCTCTCCGCCCTTGACCCGCTTCCGGTACACGCCCTCAGGCACACCTGTCAGCGCTGTCCAAGTGTCTTCCTCGATATCGTACCGCCAGAAACCAAGGGTATTATTACCCTTGGTCATGTACACTGCTCCGACATTATCAGAGACGCCCCGGCAGCCCTTGGACGGCGGCTTGTTGCGGCCTTCTTCCTCGGACGGAATTGGTTTGAGGTCATGCCAAGTACCATTTGCGCCGGTCATCGGGTCGTACTTGTAGAAGTCCGGCGTCTTGTACCCTTTTGCCGCATAGACGACAAAGCCATCTTTCTCTTTGTCCGGCCCAGTTGCTAGCCAACCACCGTCCTTCACGCTCCTGTTTGACGGTGAGTATGGCACGTTCGCAACCTCAACCCAGCCGTAAGGCCAGGGTGGGCCGTACTGAACGTTGAACGACCCCAGCTTCCAGTCGTTGTCCGGGTCCTGGTCCCCGAAAACGTAGGCCGAGCACTTCACTGCCCAGTCGCCCAAGACTTCACCGACGTTGTACCCAGTGAACTCAACGGTTCGGGATTCGCCCGGTCCGAGGTCCTCGACCGGCTCGGTCGGGCTGTGCACCCGTGTGTGGGATGGATCCTCGAGGAAACAGTAGGCAGTGAAACTGGTCGGTGCGTCACCGTTGTTCCGATAAGTCGCCTTAGGCTTGACCTCGGTATTGGCCGCAACGTAGCCACTCGGTGCGACAATCTGCACGCACTCGATATCAAGCGCAGGCGGCACGCCGCCCGGCCCGAGTCCGTACCAGAAGCCCCAGTATCCGAGCCGATTAG
It contains:
- a CDS encoding T9SS type A sorting domain-containing protein; amino-acid sequence: MTNRTRRIVSISALLLLANLASAQDYKIPWQSFNSGGLPGVGTSHRMNGSLAQSIQGTASATNRLGYWGFWYGLGPGGVPPALDIECVQIVAPSGYVAANTEVKPKATYRNNGDAPTSFTAYCFLEDPSHTRVHSPTEPVEDLGPGESRTVEFTGYNVGEVLGDWAVKCSAYVFGDQDPDNDWKLGSFNVQYGPPWPYGWVEVANVPYSPSNRSVKDGGWLATGPDKEKDGFVVYAAKGYKTPDFYKYDPMTGANGTWHDLKPIPSEEEGRNKPPSKGCRGVSDNVGAVYMTKGNNTLGFWRYDIEEDTWTALTGVPEGVYRKRVKGGEDMVFVQRDDTGWVYLLKGYKTEFYRYNIQAGRWDTLPEVPYGANKQKYDKGSFLVYDGDNTIYAHQAKYNDGANHYMFRYDIEGDSWYKTAKKGMPVFGLENGRAGKKKKSKDGAAGAWYDGNIYALKGGNTQGFFKYFPQGDSWTQLDTVPGNGTTNKKKRVKSGGDLVYYGYAAFFALKGNKTLETWRYREPPAFYVSGRTPYIGVQAGKLALGSVQFAISPNPMASGWTTVRYTLPKPGPVSIAVFDVAGRCVLARKLVAADCVSVASLDLRKIPAGVYLVRFDADGATATQKLVVQR
- a CDS encoding T9SS type A sorting domain-containing protein; this encodes MRRPRSTLLPVTLILLAAVAQETSGADPVWDSILPLTTNTYYQYTGYARQHSIAVDGQGNVHVTWVDQRTVPYQLWYRRFDRAQQVWLPETMLTNQPVDCNQPGIACDQSGRVSVVWHTGQYPCYGIWYKRYDGLRWYPDTLIDSGRSERFGFYPSVSYQLGGERLHVVWYGIPNGSMHYQVFHKEWRPGSGWSAAEVITDALCPHDQVSVAADKNDNLCVTWCGLDLGGGINQVFCRRRVNGFWLGVELVSELSNSLTQYAPFPCADDSGGFHVVWHGRSGNDIYQNIYHRLRTPAGWSSITVLTVQTMRQQGYPSISCLANGEGHAVWCGQTATSQTSQLYHAWRSQGGVWSQPTRLTDRSANVCHPAITGQDSMLHVVWYDVSSGNQDVYYLRGRLESTGLEQAGEAPVGDWQFAVFPNPIISGLATLRLSSQEAKRSSGLVRIYDAAGRCVFVRPLVIGECAFSMPLDMRGLSSGVYLVEVKHPGLVARTKVVCP